The Plasmodium yoelii strain 17X genome assembly, chromosome: 14 DNA segment gcatttaaaaaaaatcaagacATCCAATTAAGAAAAcaataaaatgataatacTCATCCATGCAGCCCTATTTCCTTTCATAAACAATTATTCCATATAGTAATTTCAAGGAAAGAAACggatatttttaatattctttcctattattttttttttgtgtgtgtAGGAAAGGATATTACGGGCTctttattttaagaaacaACATAGTAATGGATCTATTTATAGATAAACAAAAAGAATTAGAAATaaacaattataataatacttGCATTTTGGATAATATTCACAGCcctattaaaaaatataataatgaaaatgttgGGAAAAAAGAGGAATATAAGGATGATAAATTATTACCTTGCTATATAGagataataaataatgacttaattatatatttttttgataaatataataatagcgTATCATGGAAAATCGATAAAGGATAttatttaatcaaaataaaagacACGACTGATGtttatgatgataaaaaaaacaatataatatctAATCAAAGATCTAAATCCAaagatttttataaatattcgtttactgaaaatatatatttaagtagtaatgatgatgataGTAGCAATTCTTTTATTACATCATTTAATAAAGGATACAGTGCTGataataacaattatatGGCTACTGAAAGAATAGAACAAGTAAAAATgcgaagaagaaaaaaaagaaaaaaaaaaaacaaaaaacaaaTCGAAGACCTAAATAAAGAACAAATACACAATTTTAATGTACTCAAGCCTAATGACGATGAAATACGGACAAATCCACTTTTTATGAATTCTGAAATAAATGGATTGGTAAaaactttatatattttttcagattgcttttttaatttaaaaaactctttaaaaaaaaattcatgtATTTTCTATATGTGTCAAAGAGAATATcttaatgaaaatgattttTCATGTGATAATGAAGTAAGTAATATCCAActagttataaaaataaaacagtCAATTATTCCTAAGCTAAGGGGTGAAATAACTATTAATTATGACAAATTTAATAACCTAAACgaaacaaataaatttttaattaaacaaaaattaaaagatattTCACTAAATATAtctaaaatatacaaatataatgATAGCATAATAGAAGACATGTTTTACGTCGATGCAAACAGTCAACACATACAAATAAAtctagaaaatgaaaataataaaactatattttatattaaaccCTCTAATCATGCTTTTCAAAATGAAATCTTTTATTCAAGTTATAGTTTTAATGCAAAAAGGGAAATGAAACCAAACAAAGACAATTGGtatgaattaaatatatttacccATTACTTTTACAAACAAAAAGTAGATGAACTTATCGAAAATACAATCAAAGCACAAAGTACTACTGTTACAGATGATTGGCATACTAAAAGCGAAGAATTTAACAACCTTgatgaatataaaacatcATCAGATGAAAAAACAATTGAAGATTATAGTGAAAACGAATATAAAGACGATGACAACACATGTAAAACTTCCGAAGTGGAACAATATGATCAAGCAAAAAAAGTAGACATTTCTAATGAAAATAGTAAtgttgataaaaatgaaggaaaatataaattttcaaatatattaaaaactaTAGAAAGAATGAGAACAAGTACATTTTTTAGCGGGAAATCTAGTGAAGACCCCACAAAAATTGTATACAAagaattaatattttatgataaaaataaagaaatgttTTCCAGATATGTAggtaatattaaaaataaattatataatggGAAAGGAAAGTTATATGACAAATGTAATAGTTTAATATATGATGGAGGGTGGCTAAATtcagaaaaaaatggaaaaggaaaattattattcaaatattttaacatttgGTATTTATATGAAGGGGAATTTTATCGCGATGAAATAGTCGGCAAAGGAATCATATCATTAATAGATAAAGAATATGTAAAAGGAAtagaaacaaataaaattaataaattatgccCCTTACTTATTAAAACCAATTTTTCcaataaacataaaaataacaaacaaaatgaaaaaactAAGTATAACCAAGATGAACCACCTTTTGatcaaaatttattattacaaataGAAAAAACAGCTATGGCTAGCTACAGCTCGACTAATAATGTTGATTTTTGGGAAAAAGAAATTATAGATATTTATTTcccatatttaaaaaaatgggaCATCTACTCATTTTATTGTTCAagtaatatagaaaatataaaaaagaaaaaagaaattttCGAAGCCAACCAATATAACTTTAAAAATGCAATTGGATATCCAtcttttgaatttaaaagTGGTTATAATGAAATTGAAGAGGAAGAATATCAAAGTGATTCAACAATAGATGAGGTGTACCGTTCTAATAGTGGTgtaaatatgaaaatggaaatcaaaaataatgcCGAATATCAAAACCTTAGAGAAAATGATCAGATTGATAATGCAAAAGGatcaaattattatgattataTACCACacgaaaataaaaagttaaCGAATGAGAATTTCCccaaattttatgaaaataagaATAAATGGACAGAAGAAATTTTTTGTAGTAATAATGAAACTTCGAAATTACAAAAAGACTTTTTTGAATGtatgaaaaacaaaaatgaattaaaattttattatcccATACTAAGTAAAACTATAGGattaacaaaaattatttatgctGATAAAAGTGAATATTTTGGACCAATAAACAATAAAGGACAACCAAATACCAACGAAAAATTCCCTAAAGGCTTTTtcaataatgaaaattttttttatgaaggagaattaaaaaattttttaccTCATGGTTATggtatattaaaaaataaagataataataaaaattcatatattgGATTTTGGAAAAATGGATATAGAGAAGGAAATGGAACATTAAACAttaggaataaaaaatatgttatacaAGGGAATTTTGCAAAAGATCAAATTCATGAtaacattaatatatatgttaaagatgaaaaaatatcaaaaatacaaatatcaaatataaataaaaagtttaaaaaaatgaaaatattttttagaaatggatatatattttatggtCATTTCtgcaaaaaatatcaaaGAAATGGATTAGGGATACTAATTGatactaataataaaattttatatcatggctattataaaaatgatgtaaTTGAtaaattttgttatatattaaGACATAAAGACAATACCATTTATTGTGGTAACCTACAACGAGGCTTCAAAAAAGGTTTTGGGAAATTATATTATGAAGAACAATTAAAGCTTAATGATCAACATGAATTTAATTTAAGCCTATCAGATGCTAAGACATTAGCAAGAAAATTGGAAGCATATGACGCCATCGATATTAGCACAAATATACCATTTAATGTTCCTTTTGATTCTAAccatactatatatattggatattggaataaaaataaaatttctcATTTTGGCTCTtgcaatttaaaaaatggaatttATAAAGGGGACATTAATCAATCAAAAAAAGACGGTATTggagtatatatatacaaaaaaaaaaaaacaaataaaaataaaaatagatatattttgtcatattttaaaaaagataaaattcATACTATgggaaaatattataatgaacatgataaattaaaagttTATCAATTTGAAAAAGAACAAATAAAACAAGCATCAGATATATGTCATAAATGCTTTcgtaaacaaaaaataaaccctgatattttaaaaacagaTAAATTGCATATAAATCATGAGCATGATGCTTATATAGATGTTACACTATCAGATATATTATCAAGTATCATGTCTGATGTTCTTGATCAATCTACtagttttataaattatttgcatCGTCCTTTTAAGTTTGACTTGAACTATTTCTTGAAGaaatgatattaataataatgcatcatTAATactttaaaaatttatttattaagaAGCCTCTTTATTTGGCGATTTTTCCACTTTAGAcctttcatttatttttcgaattttatattttctgtCAACAAAATGTTTCACCCGTTCACTATTATTCTCGCGaatttcacattttttttttttgataactACATAATAAGTTTAATATtagtcattttttaatacataGACTAAAAGATAATGTGTAAACATATACTACTTTGTTTTTACGATTTAATTAGGCATTAATGTatagtataaaaaataaaaattatttcacTGTTTAGCTTTTTCTATTAAACAAGACACACGTATGCATATATAGACACGCATGCATGTACACTAATttcaattatttataataactTCATTGAAAATTAATAGGGAAAAAatcaaatgaaaaattaaaaattgaaaaatgcataaaaaaataaatgaataaataatatatatgaagaGAAGGATAAACCtgtgatatatttttaaacacACAGCTAAAATGCTAATATGTTTTGATTTGGTATCACATGTTCAATActatctatatatttttaaataaaacttaaaaattgataaattcggtttaatacattaaatataaagaaaaaaatacataaaaaaaaagcaatttaataaaataataataacttgTTATTTTAAGGGATTATAGAATTCCAAATAAGCATTTATATTGCTTactttcaaaaaaaaattatatgtgGGCGTatgaaaatggaaataatttataatatatccatattttatatcatttttaggtactttcttttttatccccacatttttatattactaATTCCTGTTAGCGTTCTTATATTTGGCTATTTTGTGTTCGATATACTTTGCCAGTTGtttaacataattttttgaGCGCATAATAACGCTTCTCTAGCAATATCTCTATCTTTTGTTGCAATTAAGAGCATtacattttcttttattttaaatttttggCATATCTTTTTACCGTTTGGATATAATCTAGCAAATTCGCCAATATCAAAGCATGCCACTGCGGCCGTTACATTATCTATTTCTTCTTTTGTTTCATTAGATTGCGGTTTCTGTAGTATGCtatgtgcatatttttttattatatctgCTAATTGCTGTATGGATTTAAATTCATCCTTCTCAAATTGCATCACATTTTCTAGCCAAAATTTTTCTGTGTGCAAAATAGACCATTTTAGTTTTCCATTTGAGAGTTCATGACAATATCGCTCGAAATTGCTgcaaaaaagaagaaaaaacaataaaattataattaaaaaataataacaatatcaAAAGCACCAAAATTAGTTAATATCGTAATATATCCGAATATGAACTATCGTTATCTATAGTTATATCTTTTCGGAACTATAAAAGAAACGAATCAATATTACCTGTAATTTTTAACACGCTGATCCAACTTATGTAAAAGCTGAACTATGGTATCATATATGTCGTTATCTCTCCATTTATCATATTGCAAAACGGTTAATGtttgtattatattgttatcAACTATAATTTCAAAACAATCATCCatatgaattatatttttaatgatattaaGGGATActcttaatattttttcaactcgacattttttaaataaatttataataactgaaataatgttatttttatataattttttaatgaaaaaatctTTAAATGTAAGTAACCATACACAAAAAACAgatttatattgtttattaGCATTATTATTAGCTATATCTaagtttttatttaatattgttaaaaattgttctaattcatatatatcttTTCTATATTCATCTATTTTTAGtatatttatgaatatatcCAATTTACCTTCTTCAgttacattaaaaaaatcaatctttaaaataaaatttcttATATCCATATCTGTGAAATAATTATTGTTATAGCAAAAGCTCCCTGACAATAAGAACGAGCTTTTATCAGTTATATAAGTATCGTTATGTGTGCATAATTTCATTAAATGAGAATATACTTCTTTACAATCCAATATGCTTAATATATAACTATAAGAACTTCCATCATTTCTTataatttcataaaaaattgttagCACATATTGAATTAAATGGGCATTAAAATCGTTTTTTAAGCAATTAAATAATACACTAACGATCATAGAATTCTCCTTAAAATAATCAAACTTTTCCTTTTTGTTCATATCatgaaatttttttaataaatcgaCTTCTTCTTCGGACAATATATTGATATCCTTGTATTTGTCATAACATGGCATAGTATTTAAAATCGAATCATTTAATATCTacataaagaaaaaaaataaaagcatAGATATTACATATACACGTTTTAATCCTCAGTTTATTTCATCccaataattaaaataatgcttattattttttatgaaaaataaaactgCATTTCCACACTATAAAATAACCATCGGTCTTATATAACAAATGTAGTTCATACAAACATGTAACCAAGCATTCATATATTGCGCATGTGagttttttctcattttttgttcattatacacaattaaaatatattcattttttcaaaaaattatttcttacttcatttttttgttcagATTCTACAAATTTCCTAATAACGCTTATCCCATTATCATTTgccattatttattttaaaaaaaaaggtactaaaaaataataataataaaacaactTTAAAGACGTAAAATAAGGATTAACTATATATGATTTTGTAAACAAATTATACTCTTTTCGTGATATTTTGAAATGGAAAACAAAAGGGAAAATtaaaatcattaaatttaattattatgcatacattatatataaataataatcattatatataatttattatattacataaattccatttaatttgaaatttaatttataatcgCGTCGTAAagccaaataaaaaatataaaataattcatcatatgtatatatacatggaaatatcacaaaataaaattaataaaatattacacAAATTGGAAAATGCGTTCAATAGAATAAGCATATGCGGATAGCTATTAATATCAAGGTACTATAgcatgtatattatatataagatttttttttacaaaataatgaaataaattaacaCATAATAAACATGCTATTGCgccatatataatttttttatcagaataaaataatattagataataaataatgagcAATAAAGATATTCAAgcctataaaatatattttacttatttaatctttatgattatttaaacccatttgaaaaaaaaaaaaaaaaacctaTTTAATTTCccattttaaatattctcaATAAAGttcttatttatttgtttattatttgtatacggttgccttatttttttttaatgtagCAGATAAGTTATACATTGTGCCGTTGTTTAATTAGCTTGTAtccacatttattttttaaacagtatttgttaaatataacaatGATTAAATCATGTAGCTTGAGAaaacaatgaaaaaaaaaaacaataaatgaTTAGTTAAATGGAATGCTTCGAAACCAACGAATTAATTAAACCTTTACATgatttctttaaaaaaaacgtggttttatttattaaatgtaACAAGCTTACCTGTTATatacacaaatatattttatataaatttgttcgTGTATTTGTCAAAATAAAAGGATGTTTTAtatgaagaaaaaagaatgcaacaaaatatattgaatCATAATAGAGGTACACAATTTGTTCAAAAATTGTctcatattttgttattccATTATAATGTGATATcactttattaatatgaaagTTCTTTTTATGtgttaatacaaaaaaagtaTGAATTTTTcaatgaaaatgttaaagaaaaaaatgggaaattaaaacaaaacacgtaaatattaataaatatataaacatgttattatgaataattaaaaaaacataaaaaattacatattCACATGCACAAGACACCATATGTATgttttataaatgttatataaatatatatacttatgtgtaatatattataatgatatTTCTTCACGAACAAATTGGAAAGGCGCCTATTTTCCCAAATAATTATTCCGATGCCATAATTTGTTCCTCTGTTTTTATCTTATCCATGTTTTGtttgcattatttttatttttttcattaactGCAACCTGGATAAAATACCTATTGGCAGAATAAGcaaaattatacatatacacaATTATACATGATAAATTTGAATTTGTTATAAGCATATTTAAAAAGAGGCTCCATCactttcaaaaaataatgctCTAAAATAATTCCAACTAATATCTCtatatacacacacacatGTACACTTCTAATTCCTTTCCTTCTTACTTGTAATGAGATGGTGTTTGCAAAGTAAAGAAACAGTTTTTTTTTCGGTATGCTTGTGCCGATCTTAGGTAGGAATGAAAAAatgcatttattttaattcaaTAATGggcatataattattatatttaaaaaatatataatcctGATCCCAGGAAAAATAATCAATACACACACTAAATACAATTATAAATGCAATACTAAATATGTTACtgatttaatatgaaaatTACTTGATTATTCTCCCCATGAATTGTGTTTCATTTAATTTCAGGAGCCTAAGAACATCCTTTTtaattataacaaaaaaaaatataaagaaataacTAAACccaaataacaaaaaataacttaaaaaatactaaaattaaaaacaataaataggCTTATAATTTACTTGATAATTTTTAACATGAACAAACAATTTTCCATAATGGGAAAACTTATTTATGACAactttttcatcatttttttcatcatatttatatataattgcatGATTGGTTGATTTATCTGAAttaatttgtataattttattcttaGTATGATTTTCTAAAAATGTAACTAAATTTTCTGTCATACAAtcaaaatgaatattatgaaaataaacataaGTTACAATATGTTCAATTTCTTCAAATTTTATGTCTATTTGATCtattgaatatttatttatattttcaattattTCGTTTGTCGAGTTTTCAATATCATTAATATCAccaattttgttaatttccTTTTTATGTACATCTATAGGATtactataattatttttaatatcattattattttcttcttttccatttttatatttctgaTTCTCTATATTATTACCAGAATCTTCAATATTGTCATTTTCTTCAATATCTTCTTCCTCATCATCACTTGGTATATCTTCGTCATCGCTACTCATCCAATCATAACgtcgttttttatttttattatcattaccATCATTTATTGTATCCTCCATATTTTGCGATCcatctttattttctttGTTCTCTTCTTTTTCCAATTGATCTAACAATTCATCTTCCTTGTCACTTACCTCTTCTAATtgaattttatcattttcgtCTAAGTTATTTAAATAGTCTAAATCAATATCTTCTGAATCGCTATCTAATTCTTCaacccatttttttttctttttttgggCTTGGGTATTATCAACTTTCCTTTTCCCTAGCATTATcctaatttatttattcaaaatattattttacatGTGTATGAGGTTATACTGGATTTATAGACGCAAGTATGTATAATCATTTGCTTAAGGGTAAAAATAAGACcattttaacatataaacacacatataacaaaattaactaaataaatgaataataaataaatatatttatttattcaataCACGACAAATGTTGTTGAATTCattatttcataaaaatacTAATCTATACCAAATAGTgtgaattattttaaaaatacgaAATGCTTAAAAATTCTTTGAAAGTTGCATTAAACTGATAAGTTTGTGTATAAACATAAATCAGGCAGCAACAAACAAATAAGGGCAATTATTCATTCTGGAAAAAATAAGTTTTATTACaaatgcatataataatatttttatataaatgtttattattttaatttagtTCATATTTTCTTCACTTCAGTTCCAATATATTTTGACTTTTCTGATAAGCTTTACCAATATTTATAagataattattattttattcgcTATTTAATCCTTTTAAgcaatcataaaaattacgataataataaaataataatatgataatataaaacaataaaatatccCGCCTCATATTATtacatacatttttaatacaaaatagtatataaacatgcaataaatttaatgaagCACATGtgatacatataaatatattcatatatatttatgcgtttaattttttattattatatttaaatgcattttttatgaatttattttgcaattttattcacattttatcatttttaatgctaaacacagtttcttaaaaaataattttcttcaCAAATTGAGTCTAAACTATCAATAccatatatatgttatttatatattgtatatttttgtaaaatttcAGAATATTTCATCAAAGCATTTTAACcttacataaaaaattctTCAATATCATGTTTACTTTTTAAACATACTTTTTCGTGTGCtcatatttacatatatatatatatatatatatatatttatttatctttcttaatatttaatactaaaaaaagaaaaagggGAAAAGAAAAGTGCCTGTAGTTAGCAtttccaaaaaatatatatatgaaataatatatcaaacgaatttgttttaaaatattacatttttgtGATTACATAATTCTTTGAAGGCTTAATTTTTCCATATAATATCCATAAGGAATTTATATGTggtatgtttatttttaacagacgcatttatttatcatatatacttttttataaataaccCTCGTGTGCATTAAgtacattttattaataaaaattaaccTATTTATTTGGTTAGGATATTTTACTCATTCatcttttaaataaaatacattaaAAGAGAGATTGATTTGTGATAAATGaacattatataattatttccGGTTGAAATATTtcttaaaaaattttgaagCATATATAGTGCTGTATTATATGGCAAAAATTACTAAAAAAATGgggagaaaataaaaataataataaaacaacataaatgtagataaaaaaaatatcaatgataatattattacttcCATTAGTACTACTTCGAATAATCATACTAattaaaaagtaaaaataaaagctaAATAAAAAGACAATCTTTAATAGACatgaaaatacaaaaaaataacttatatatgttaattctaaaacatcaaaaaaaatataaatttataaaaataaaataagcaaTAAATATGACGTCATCCAAAAAGTTTATGGAACAcgctatatatatattatatatatatatatatatatataatgccCCTAAAGTTATAGACTGTAgcttagtattttttttcgatattttgttaatatatttttttgagaaATGTACTATGACaacaaatgaataaataaaagaaaaataagcAAATCGGATACAAAATAGCTACGCTTCTAATATCGAGGGTAGCATTCGTCGTACGTAtctgaaaaaatatttcccGTTAAACTGTTGTTATTTTTGTTAGTAACATtgttattcatttttttaattatattaggtggcataaaaaaatttg contains these protein-coding regions:
- a CDS encoding V-type proton ATPase subunit H, putative; this encodes MANDNGISVIRKFVESEQKNEILNDSILNTMPCYDKYKDINILSEEEVDLLKKFHDMNKKEKFDYFKENSMIVSVLFNCLKNDFNAHLIQYVLTIFYEIIRNDGSSYSYILSILDCKEVYSHLMKLCTHNDTYITDKSSFLLSGSFCYNNNYFTDMDIRNFILKIDFFNVTEEGKLDIFINILKIDEYRKDIYELEQFLTILNKNLDIANNNANKQYKSVFCVWLLTFKDFFIKKLYKNNIISVIINLFKKCRVEKILRVSLNIIKNIIHMDDCFEIIVDNNIIQTLTVLQYDKWRDNDIYDTIVQLLHKLDQRVKNYSNFERYCHELSNGKLKWSILHTEKFWLENVMQFEKDEFKSIQQLADIIKKYAHSILQKPQSNETKEEIDNVTAAVACFDIGEFARLYPNGKKICQKFKIKENVMLLIATKDRDIAREALLCAQKIMLNNWQSISNTK